The Gemmatimonadaceae bacterium DNA segment ACCGCCGTGGTGAAGTTGATCTACAAGTTCTAGTCGGCGCGTTGTTGGGGGCTCCTCCCCCAGCGATGCGACATCAGGGCGGCACCTCCGAAGGGGGGGGTGCCGCTTTGCATTTCCACGATTGAGGATCAGGAATTCGGATTGGGATTGCGGATCACGAACGGCGATTGCTGGGGGCGGGCGGGACGGCGTACCTTCGAAGGGCACTTTCTGCCCCAAGCCTCCGCACCACACCCCACCCTCCGCACCACACCCCACCCTCCGCACCACACTCCGCACCCAGCCCCCGCACCACACCCTGTTCCCTGCACCCTGCACCTCCATGACTCTCTCTCGCCGCCGTTTCGTCCAAAGCTCCACCCTCGCCCTCGCCGCCACCGCGCTGGACTGGCGGTCCCTCCTCGCGTACGGCGTCCCGCACCGGCAGCCAGATGCGCTGACGCTTGTCCGCGGCACCGTGGGCACGTTCACGGGGCGCGGCGGCACGATCGGCTGGCACCTTGACGCCAAGGGCGTGGTCGTCGTCGACTCGCAGTATCCGGCGTCGGCCCAGCCCTGCCTTGACGCCATGAATGCGCGCACCCACGCCCGCGCCATCGACTACCTGGTCAACACGCACCATCACGGCGATCACACCGGCGGGAACGGCGTCTTTCGTCCCGCGGCCAGGAAGATCCTGGCGCAGGCCAACGTCCCGCGGTTGCAGCGCGCCGCGGCGGAGCGTGCGGCCCAGTCGCCGCAGCCCGGGGTGACGTCGCCGCCGCCGGAGCAGGTCTACGCCGATACCCTGTTTGAACGGGCGTGGCGCGAGCCGGTCGGCGACGAGACCATGTCGCTCCGGTACTACGGCGCGGCGCACACCGGCGGCGACGCCGTGGTCACGTTCGAGAAGGCCAACGTCGTGCATCTCGGCGACCTGGTCTTCAATCGGCGGCAGCCGGTGATCGACCGCCCCGGCGGCGCCTCCATCGCCGGCTGGGCGACCGTGCTCGACGGCATCCTCGGCGACCATCCCGCCGACACGATCTACATCTTCGGCCATGCCGGAACGAACTTCCCCATCACCGGCAACCGCGCCGACCTGACCTTGCAACGCGACTATCTGGTCGCGCTGCTCGAGTTCGTGCGCGGCGAGATCAAGGCCGGCCAGCCGAAGGACGTGATCGTGAAATTCGCCGAGCCCCTGAAGAACTTCCCCGATCACGGCCCATTGACGGAACGGGTGCTGGCGGCGGCGTTCGACGAACTCCTGGCGTGAACCGAGTGCCGCACCGGCGCCGTCGGAAGCTTCACGAAAACGCCACGCTCATTCGCGCCGCCGTAGCCGCCCTGCTGGCCGCGGCGACCTTCGGCATAGCCTAGTGCGGGACGCCACGCCGCTGGTCAGCCATTCTCGCGCAGGTAGAGCGCCAGCGCGACCCGCGAGGGCAGGCCGAGCTTCCGGTAGATGCGGTTGAGATGGATCTTCACCGTGCCCTCGCTGATGCCGAGTCGCAACGCGATCGCCGCGTTGCGCAGACCGGCGGCGACGTGCTCGGCGAGTTCGCGTTCGCGTCGCGTCAGGGCGTCGCCCTGGGAATCGGCCACGCTGTTCATCACGCTGCGCACGCGGTCGCCGGGGGCGTCACCGTCGAGCCAGTGCCCCCCGCTTGCCACCACCCGCAGGCAGCGCAGGCCGTCGGCCGCGGCGCGGTCCCACGGCAGGATGCCGCGCGCCCCGGCGCGCAGCGCGGCGGCGATGTCGTCGGGACGCAGCACCGATCCCAGCATGATGGCCCGGGTGGGATGGTTCTCGCTGCGCAGCGTTCGCACGACCTCGATGCCGCTGGGACGCTGCATGTCGCGCTCGACAAAGAGCAGGTCCGGGTTGTGGTCCCGCACCGCCTTCAGCGTCTCGGCGCCGTCCACCGCGGTCGCCACCACCTGCACATCACGCTCGCTCTCGAGCAGCGTACGCAGGCCGACCAGCACGACGCTGTGCGGGTCCGCCAGCACCACGCGCACGGGCATCACGCCCTGATCCCCGTGGGGATGTCCATCTCGACGACGGCGCGGTCCGCGGAAGACTGGATGCGCATGCGTCCGCCCAGTGCGCGCACGCGCAGTTTCAGCGCCACCGGACCACGGCGGGACGCGAACAGGTCGTCGTGCTCCAGGGCGCCCTGAAAGGCGAAGCCGCGCCCCATCTGCTCGACGGTCAGGTGCACCAGCTCGGCATCGGCGCTGACCTGCACGGCGGCGCCGGAGGCATGGGCGTAGCGCGCCGCATTGACCAGCGCCTCCTGCGCCAGCCGCACCAGCTCGCGCACCAGGCGCGGCGACTCCAGCGGCGTGATCGCGCCGACGGCGAGCGTGGCGGGGAGGCCCCAGACCCGGTGCACACGGTCGATCATGGTCGACAACTCGGTCACCACGGAGGGGGCCGATGGTGAATCCTCCGCCTCTTCCACGAGTTCGAGGACAAAGAGGTTCAGCGCCCGCAGCTCATCCTCGAGCGTCTGTTCCACCTGGGCAATGACGCTTCGCAGCTGATCGGCGTCGGTGCCCGCGCCGCGCACCGCACTCGTGAGCTGCAGGCTCAGTCCGGTCAGCGCCTGCAGGATGCCGTTGCGCAGTTCGGTGGAGACGCGGACGCGCTCGTTGGCGACGGCATCCGCCACGCGATCGTCGGCGGAAGGATCACCCAGGAAGCCGGGGGGGGTGTCACGCTTGCTCATAAACGGGCGCCTGGGTTGTGGAACTGTCCGTCATCGAACATCCACCGAGATGGGGGGAGAGAAGTTTCGGCTCTAACGAATGCGAAGTCAACGGGCACCGGCGGATCGCTTCGAAGCTCCGCGCGTACGGCGAGGGAGGCGCCCGAGGGAAACGTGTGTTCACTGCGCAACAGTGCCTGCGGTCATTGAGATATCCGGATATGCCGATGGTTATACGCGGTTATATCCTTGCGCCAATTCTGTCCCGATGCAGTGGGACACAACTTCCTGCCCGGTTCGGATGGCCATGGGGCATCGCCCAGCCATCCATCCCCCCAACCGGCCCCCCTGGGCAAGGATTAGCGATTCATGAGCTTCTCGACGTTGAGACGCGGTACGATGGTGATGGCCGCCATCCTGATGGCCGCTTGCGGCCGCGAGAGCACGGCGCCGGCTACGGCCGTGAGAGAGCAGACGGCTGCCGTTCGCAAGATCGGCCTCGTCAGCGAGACGCCGACGCCGACCGTGTGGGCGCAGGGCACCGACGTGGGACAGCTCAAGTCCAACAACGCCTGCACGACGCTCGGTTATGATTTCGGCGCCAAGATCGACCTGGAGTACACGTCAGGCACGTTCCCGGTGGCGTACAATGGCGTGCAGTACGGCACCATCACCCTGACGTCGTCGGAAGACAGCATGTTCACCTGGTCGTCGACCCTCGGGATCGACGCCATCGCGGTGCACGGCGGCTCGGCGGGATTCAATGTCTACACCTACGACGCCGAGGCCACCAGCGGCAGCGGCTTCAAGGCGCCGGCGAACGGGAACGGCCTCACCGCCGCACTGTCGAACGCCTCGTTCTGCTTCGACCTCGAGCTGGGCAGTTCGATCGGCGCCACGCCGACCTTCACGCGGTCGTACGACTGGACGATCAACAAGGCCCTGGTGACGGCGTCGGATGCGAACCTGACGCTGAGCGCGGGCCAGACCAGCGCCCCGGTGTCGTACTCGGTGTCGCTCGCGAACACGTACGTCGACTCCAACTGGAAGCTGGCGGGCACGTTCACGATCACGAATCCCGGTTTCCTCCCCGCCGCCGGCGTCACCGCGAGCGTGACGGTGAGCGACGCGGGCGCCGCGCTGGTCTCCTGCCCGGCGACGTCGATCGCCGCGGGCGGTTCGATGACCTGCTCGTACCAGGCGTTCCTGCCGGACGGCAACACGCGCACCGTCTCGCTCACCGCGACGACGAACGGCGCCGTCACCACGATCACGACCTCGGATGCTGACCAGGTGCACCTGTACGGAAGCGGCGATGTCGGCGGCACGAACACCGCGACGTCCGTCAGCTTCGTGACGCCGACGACGCTGGTCGACGAAGAAGTGTCGGTGGACGACAACCTCAAGGGCGCGCTCGGCGTCTTCAACGTCGCGTCGGCCTCGCTGAGCACGACGTACTCGCTCACCTTCGGACCGTACGCCGTCTGCGAGAGCAAGCAGATTGGCAACACCGCGTCGTTCCTGACGAACGACCGTGCGAACGTCGGCTCGTCCACGGCGGGCGTGACGGTGAACGTGGTCGGCTGCGGCAGCCAGGACAGCGGCTGCACGCTGACACAGGGCTACTGGAAGACGCACAGCCAGGTTGGCCCGGCCCCGTACGACAATGCCTGGTTGAACCTGAGCGCGGCCCAGGAGAACACCGTCTTCTTCCTCAGCGGCCAGAGCTGGATCCAGGTGTTCGGCACGCCGCCGGCGGGCAACGCGTACTACACGCTCGCGCACCAGTACATGGCGGCGAAGTTGAACATTCTCAACGGCGCCTCCGCCACGCCGGCGGTCACGTCAGCCATGGCGGCCGCCGAAGCGCTCTTCGCGGCGAACCAGCCGACTGTGGTGGGCAAGTCGAAGACGCTGAAGGACCAGTTCGGGGCGCTCGTCGGCACGCTCGGTTCCTACAACGAAGGCCTGACGGGCCCGGGGCACTGCTCGCAGTAGGGCACCGCTGCACCGCTGGATCGACACGCCGCCCCGGGCTCTGCCCGGGGCGGCGTGTCCGTTGCGGCCGTCGGCAGGGCGACGAGTGCCACCCCGCTTGACGTCCACGGGGTCGACCCGATAGCCTTCGCTCATGACGACGGCCACCCAGCGTTTCAACCGCAATAATAATCGGGCCCCTCGCGCGAGTCGCGCGTGGACCGGTTTGGGCGCGTCGTAGCGCATCCAAGTTCCGAGCCACCCCCGATTCGCCAAGGCGAGTCGGGGGTTTTTCCTTTTCCAGGAGTCTCCCGATGTGCGGCATCCTCACCATTCTCGGCCTCGACCCGGCACGCAGCGACGCGCCCGCCCTGCGGCGGCAGGCGCTGACGCTCGCGCGCAAGATCCGACATCGCGGCCCGGATTGGAGCGGGATCTTCAGCGATGACCGCGCCATCCTGGCGCATGAACGCCTGTCGATCGTGGACGTGGAGCATGGCGCGCAACCGCTCATCGACGCCCAGACGGGCGCGGTGCTCGCCGTCAACGGCGAGATCTACAACCACCAGGCGCTTCGGCGCGGCCTCACCGGGCCGCACGAGTTCCAGACGCGCTCCGACTGCGAGGTCATTCTCTATCTCTACGACGAGCTGGGGCCGCGCGACTTCCTGAACCGCATGAACGGGATCTTCGGCTTCGTGCTGTACGATCCCCGTCGCCAGACGTACCTGATCGCGCGCGACCCCATTGGCGTGATCCCGCTATACGTCGGCTGGGACCGGCACGAGCATCTCTACGTGGCCTCGGAAATGAAGGCGCTCGTCGGCGTCTGCGAGCGCATCCGCGAGTTTCCGCCGGGCCACTTCTATCTCGGCCATGAAGCGGAGCGGGGATTTCAGCGATACTACGAGCCGGCCTGGGCCACGCCGGAGCGCGTGCCGGATGCCGCCTACGATGCCGCCGCGCTGCGCGGCGCGCTCGAAGCGGCCGTCCATCGGCAGCTGATGTGCGACGTGCCGTACGGCGTGCTCATCAGCGGCGGCGTGGATTCCTCGCTCGTGGCATCGATCGCGGCCAAGTATCGCGAGGCGCGCGTGGAGGACGGCGATGCCGGCCCCAGCTGGTGGCCGCGCATTCACTCGTTCGCGGTCGGTCTCGAGGGGGCGCCCGATCTCGCGCCGGCGCGCATGGTGGCGGACGCCATCGGCGCCATTCATCACGAGATCCACTTCACGGTGCAGGAGGGGCTCGACGCGCTCTCCGACGTGATCTACCACCTCGAGACGTTCGACATCACGACCATTCGCGCCTCGACGCCGATGTACCTGATGATGCGCAAGATTCGCGCGATGGGCATCAAGATGGTGCTGAGCGGCGAGGGCGCGGACGAGATCTTCGGCGGCTACCTGTACTTCCACAAGGCGCCCGACGGTCCGGAACTGCACGCGGAGAGCGTGCGCAAGCTGCAGAAGCTGCACCTCTACGACTGTGCCCGCGCCAACAAGGCCGGCGCGGCGTGGGGCGTGGAGGTGCGCGTGCCGTTCCTCGATCGCGACTTCCTCGACGTCGCCATGGCGATGGATCCCGCGCACAAGCTGCCGCGCAACGCGCCGCGCCCGCGGCCCATCGAGAAGTTCCCCCTGCGCCACGCCTTCGACGGGGCCATCCCGAACGAGGTGCTGTGGCGGCAGAAGGAGCAGTTCTCCGACGGCGTGGGGTATTCGTGGATCGACGGCATCAAGGCGCACGCGGAACACGAGGTGTCGGACTCGATGCTGCGCGGCGCGGCCGAGCGATTCCCGGTGAAGACACCGGAAACGAAGGAAGCCTATCTGTATCGCCAGCTCTTCGAGCACCACTTCCCCTCTGCCACGGCCGTGAACTGCGTGCCGTGGGAACGCAGCGTGGCGTGCAGCACGGAGACGGCGCTCCGGTGGGATGCGGCGTTCGCGCTGATGACCGATCCCTCCGGGCGGGCGGTGATGGATGTGCATGACGCGGGCTACAAAGACTGAGGATTGGGTGCAGGGGCACAGTACAGGGTGTGGTGCAGGGACAGGGTGCACGGTGTGGTGCGGGGTGAGGGGGGCGATTGGACGTCTCTGGTAGTCAGCTCCTACCTTTCGTCCATGAGACTCCGACTTCCGCTCCTGACGCTGCTCGTCGCGGCCTGCGGCCGCCTTCCGACGCCACAGGCTCCTGCACCGGTCACTGCACCGGCCTCGGCGCCATCGGCGGCGCCGGCCGACGCGGCGTCTGCCGCTGCGGCAAGCGCTGCCGCCGCCCGCGCGGCACGCGACTCGGCCACCATCGAGCGCCTGCGCAGCGACTGGGCGGGGCTGCGACGCTACCGCGCCGCGAACGATTCCATTGGCGCTCCCGCCGTCGGAGAGCGGCGCGTCGTCTTCTACGGCAACTCGATCACCGATTCCTGGGCGCGCTGGTTCCCCGCGATGTTCCCGGGCATGCCCTATGTGGGGCGCGGCATCAGCGGGCAGACGACGCCGCAGATGCTCGTCCGCTTTCACCAGGATGTCGTCGGGCTGCACCCGGCCGCGGTCGTGATCCTCGCGGGCACCAATGACATCGCGGGCAATACCGGACCGTCCACCCTCGAGATGATCGAGGACAACCTGAGCGCGATGACCGAACTCGCGCAGGCGCACGGCATTCGGGTGGTGTTGGCGTCCGTGCTGCCGGTCTTCGACTATCCGTGGACGCGGGGACTCGAGCCGGCGCCGAAGATCATCGCGCTGAACGCGTGGATGCAGCGCTACGCCGCCGCCGTCGGTGCGACCTACCTCGACTACCATTCCGCGATGGCCGACGCGCGTGGCGGTTTGCCCGCGTCACTCTCCGCCGACGGCGTGCATCCCAATGAAGCCGGCTATCGGGTGATGGCGCCGCTCGCCGAGGCGGCGATCGCCAGGGCGCTGGCGACGCCGTAGTACCGCTACGGCGTCACCACCGGGAAGACCCCCTTCGCCTTCTCGATGAGCATCAGGAAACGCACGAGATCGGTCTTGCTCCCGCGCACCGAGAGGTCGTCGCCGAAGATCGTCTCCTGTACCCCTGCCGCACCCGCCATCATCCGGACGAACAGCCCCTTGGTCAGCGTCAGCGTCGCATTCGCGTTGGGCGCGGGCGGCGCCTTCCGGTAGTGCAGGACGGCATTCTCGATCCACAGCACAAACGACTCTTTCGTGTCCGAGAAGACGAGATTGATGCGATAGTCCTTGCCCGCGGCGGCCGGGCCGTCGAGGCTGGCGGCCATCGCGTCGAGGAAGCGTTCGATGGGCGCCTGGGCCAGCACATCGAGCATATTCCTGGCCGTGATCCCCTTCGGGGGCGGGCCATGGCGCAACTCGTCCGCGGCCACGAGGTACGAGTTGCGCCAGGTTGAGGACTCGGCGGCGTACGCCAGTTGCTCATACGTTCGCGCCAGGAGCTCGCGCGCGGCCGCATGCTTCGGCTCGGCGAACACGAGCTGATTGAGGAGTTCGGCGCCCCAGCGATATTCGCCCTTTTCGAACGCAGTGGTTGCCGCTGCCATCACCTTGTCCGCCCCGCCCATCAGCGCCACATAGCGTGGCGCCGACTCCTCCGGCGGCAGCGCGTCAAGATGCGCGGGATTCCCGTCGTAGTTCCCCAGATAGAACTGATAGATTGCCTTCACGTTGTGGCGCACATCGCCGTAGTAGCCACGGCTCCCCAGCGCCGACTGCAGCGACGCAGGCAGCGTGACGGTCGCCGCGATCTCCGAGGGCGTGTAGCCGGCATTCAGCAGCCGCACCGTCTGGTCGTGAAGGTACTTGTACGTGTCGCGCTGCTGGGTGAGATGCGTCACGATGCGCGCGCGTCCCCATACCGGCCAATTGTGCTGCGCGAAGAGCACCTCGGCGCCGGCCGACTGCTCGAGGGCCTCATCGAGGTACCGGCTCCATTTGAGGGCATCGCGCACCTTGGCCCCGCGAATCGGGAGCAGGTTGTGCAGGTTCTGCGTCACCAGTTCCGCGCCGCAATACGCCTTGAGCGTGGGAAGCGAGAAAGTCAGTTCCGCTGGCGCTTCGGCGCCCGGGGTATTGTGGAAGACGAACGGGACGCCGTCCACATCGAACGTCTCGGTTGCCAGCGACACCGTGCGTGTCGGCGCCAGGATGCCGTAGGTGCCGTACCCGACCTCCTTGCCGAGTCCGGTGTCCAGGAAGCCAGTGGCGGAGCGCGGCAGCCCCTGCCCGAACTGATAGCGCGCACGGCGTCCCATCGCGCCGCCCACCAGCACGTTCTCCGAGGTGGCCTCTTCGAGGAACCCCTCGGGCGCGATGATCGGCACGTGGCGCGCGGCCACTTCGGCCGCGGTGATGACGCCGAGCACCCCGCCGAAGTGGTCAATGTGGCTGTGCGTGAAGACGACGGCGGACACGGAGCGCGCGCCGAGGTGCTTTCGAGCGAACGCGATCGCGGCGGCCGCGCTCTCCTGCGACGTGAGCGGGTCAATGACGATCCAGCCGGTCTTTCCCTCGATCAGCGTCATGCCCGAGTGCCCGAAGCCGCGTAGCTGGTAGATGCCGTCGGTCACCTTGAACAGCCCGATGAAGGCATTGAGCTGCGC contains these protein-coding regions:
- a CDS encoding MBL fold metallo-hydrolase, encoding MTLSRRRFVQSSTLALAATALDWRSLLAYGVPHRQPDALTLVRGTVGTFTGRGGTIGWHLDAKGVVVVDSQYPASAQPCLDAMNARTHARAIDYLVNTHHHGDHTGGNGVFRPAARKILAQANVPRLQRAAAERAAQSPQPGVTSPPPEQVYADTLFERAWREPVGDETMSLRYYGAAHTGGDAVVTFEKANVVHLGDLVFNRRQPVIDRPGGASIAGWATVLDGILGDHPADTIYIFGHAGTNFPITGNRADLTLQRDYLVALLEFVRGEIKAGQPKDVIVKFAEPLKNFPDHGPLTERVLAAAFDELLA
- a CDS encoding response regulator transcription factor, producing the protein MPVRVVLADPHSVVLVGLRTLLESERDVQVVATAVDGAETLKAVRDHNPDLLFVERDMQRPSGIEVVRTLRSENHPTRAIMLGSVLRPDDIAAALRAGARGILPWDRAAADGLRCLRVVASGGHWLDGDAPGDRVRSVMNSVADSQGDALTRRERELAEHVAAGLRNAAIALRLGISEGTVKIHLNRIYRKLGLPSRVALALYLRENG
- the asnB gene encoding asparagine synthase B, which gives rise to MCGILTILGLDPARSDAPALRRQALTLARKIRHRGPDWSGIFSDDRAILAHERLSIVDVEHGAQPLIDAQTGAVLAVNGEIYNHQALRRGLTGPHEFQTRSDCEVILYLYDELGPRDFLNRMNGIFGFVLYDPRRQTYLIARDPIGVIPLYVGWDRHEHLYVASEMKALVGVCERIREFPPGHFYLGHEAERGFQRYYEPAWATPERVPDAAYDAAALRGALEAAVHRQLMCDVPYGVLISGGVDSSLVASIAAKYREARVEDGDAGPSWWPRIHSFAVGLEGAPDLAPARMVADAIGAIHHEIHFTVQEGLDALSDVIYHLETFDITTIRASTPMYLMMRKIRAMGIKMVLSGEGADEIFGGYLYFHKAPDGPELHAESVRKLQKLHLYDCARANKAGAAWGVEVRVPFLDRDFLDVAMAMDPAHKLPRNAPRPRPIEKFPLRHAFDGAIPNEVLWRQKEQFSDGVGYSWIDGIKAHAEHEVSDSMLRGAAERFPVKTPETKEAYLYRQLFEHHFPSATAVNCVPWERSVACSTETALRWDAAFALMTDPSGRAVMDVHDAGYKD
- a CDS encoding SGNH/GDSL hydrolase family protein; this encodes MRLRLPLLTLLVAACGRLPTPQAPAPVTAPASAPSAAPADAASAAAASAAAARAARDSATIERLRSDWAGLRRYRAANDSIGAPAVGERRVVFYGNSITDSWARWFPAMFPGMPYVGRGISGQTTPQMLVRFHQDVVGLHPAAVVILAGTNDIAGNTGPSTLEMIEDNLSAMTELAQAHGIRVVLASVLPVFDYPWTRGLEPAPKIIALNAWMQRYAAAVGATYLDYHSAMADARGGLPASLSADGVHPNEAGYRVMAPLAEAAIARALATP
- a CDS encoding alkyl sulfatase dimerization domain-containing protein, yielding MTIMRHVVASVLLACAASCGSADRPADGKAGEATFVTAHRNAEFGAGLNLADRQDFEEARRGFIAKPTGKILGPDSAVMVDFDSWGFLDAPAPPTVNPSLWRHAQLNAFIGLFKVTDGIYQLRGFGHSGMTLIEGKTGWIVIDPLTSQESAAAAIAFARKHLGARSVSAVVFTHSHIDHFGGVLGVITAAEVAARHVPIIAPEGFLEEATSENVLVGGAMGRRARYQFGQGLPRSATGFLDTGLGKEVGYGTYGILAPTRTVSLATETFDVDGVPFVFHNTPGAEAPAELTFSLPTLKAYCGAELVTQNLHNLLPIRGAKVRDALKWSRYLDEALEQSAGAEVLFAQHNWPVWGRARIVTHLTQQRDTYKYLHDQTVRLLNAGYTPSEIAATVTLPASLQSALGSRGYYGDVRHNVKAIYQFYLGNYDGNPAHLDALPPEESAPRYVALMGGADKVMAAATTAFEKGEYRWGAELLNQLVFAEPKHAAARELLARTYEQLAYAAESSTWRNSYLVAADELRHGPPPKGITARNMLDVLAQAPIERFLDAMAASLDGPAAAGKDYRINLVFSDTKESFVLWIENAVLHYRKAPPAPNANATLTLTKGLFVRMMAGAAGVQETIFGDDLSVRGSKTDLVRFLMLIEKAKGVFPVVTP